Proteins found in one Legionella pneumophila subsp. pascullei genomic segment:
- a CDS encoding thymidine phosphorylase family protein yields the protein MSKQTSHGLRLKHLGIKTYHEAIIYMREDCHVCHSEGFEVQTRIQVTLGQRSIIATLNVVTSELLQPGEAGLSDYAWESLHAKEGDEIQVSHPKPLESLSYVHTKIYGKELSYEQMKVIIDDVLSGRLSDVQISAFLAASASGRLTSTEVMKLTKAMIDSGDRLSWPSPLVVDKHCVGGLPGNRTTLIVVPIVAAFGLMIPKTSSRAITSPAGTADTMETLAPVHLSPQKMRQVVEQENGCIVWGGAVSLSPADDVLIRVERAIDLDSEGQLVASILSKKIATGATHAVIDIPVGPTAKVRNQSMALLLKQLLEEVGNELGLVVHTLLTDGSQPVGYGIGPSLEARDVLAVLQGLPDAPNDLRERALTLAGAALECSSKVQPGLGKSIAKQLLESGQAFKKFQAICEAQGGMRELTKARFTHPVVAAKAGKVSLIDNRKLAKIAKLAGAPKSKSAGIDLHVHVGESVEQGEPLFTIHSESSGELHYACDVLRDKQDVILLGESP from the coding sequence GTGAGTAAGCAAACCTCTCATGGGCTTCGGTTAAAACATTTAGGGATTAAAACCTATCACGAAGCTATTATTTACATGCGCGAGGATTGTCATGTTTGTCATTCGGAAGGATTCGAAGTACAGACCCGTATCCAAGTGACTTTAGGTCAGCGCTCTATTATAGCCACTCTTAATGTGGTGACCTCAGAGCTACTTCAGCCTGGTGAGGCTGGTTTGTCGGATTACGCCTGGGAGTCTTTACATGCCAAAGAAGGCGATGAAATTCAGGTCTCCCATCCAAAACCCTTGGAATCCTTAAGCTATGTGCATACCAAGATTTATGGCAAAGAACTGTCTTATGAACAAATGAAGGTCATCATTGATGATGTGTTAAGCGGTCGTCTTTCTGATGTACAAATCTCCGCTTTTCTAGCGGCAAGTGCCTCAGGACGTCTAACCAGTACGGAAGTGATGAAGCTCACCAAAGCCATGATTGATAGTGGTGATCGCTTATCTTGGCCTTCACCTCTGGTCGTTGATAAACATTGTGTGGGAGGATTGCCTGGAAATCGCACCACTCTGATTGTGGTTCCCATCGTGGCTGCCTTTGGGTTGATGATACCTAAAACGTCGTCGCGTGCCATTACATCACCTGCGGGGACTGCGGATACCATGGAGACTTTAGCTCCAGTCCACTTAAGTCCCCAAAAGATGCGCCAAGTGGTTGAACAAGAAAACGGCTGTATCGTATGGGGTGGGGCTGTGAGTTTAAGTCCTGCTGATGACGTGCTCATCCGTGTGGAACGAGCTATTGATTTAGATAGTGAAGGGCAATTAGTAGCTTCCATTCTTTCTAAAAAAATTGCAACAGGTGCTACACATGCGGTCATTGATATTCCCGTAGGACCTACTGCCAAAGTCAGGAATCAGTCTATGGCGCTCCTTCTGAAACAATTGCTTGAGGAGGTAGGTAACGAGTTAGGGCTTGTTGTCCATACTTTATTGACCGATGGTTCACAACCGGTAGGATATGGCATTGGCCCATCATTAGAAGCTCGCGATGTATTGGCGGTGTTGCAAGGATTGCCTGATGCACCCAATGATTTGCGTGAACGAGCGTTGACGCTTGCGGGTGCTGCGTTAGAGTGTTCTTCGAAAGTACAACCGGGTTTAGGGAAATCCATTGCGAAGCAATTATTGGAAAGTGGACAAGCCTTTAAGAAATTTCAGGCCATTTGTGAGGCTCAGGGTGGGATGAGGGAATTGACAAAGGCACGTTTTACTCATCCTGTTGTGGCTGCAAAGGCAGGAAAAGTCTCCCTCATTGATAATCGAAAGCTTGCAAAAATTGCCAAGCTTGCTGGTGCGCCAAAATCGAAATCGGCGGGTATTGACCTCCATGTCCATGTCGGCGAATCCGTTGAACAAGGTGAGCCTTTGTTTACAATTCATTCGGAGTCTTCAGGGGAGCTCCATTACGCCTGTGATGTTTTACGTGACAAACAAGACGTAATTCTTTTAGGAGAAAGCCCTTGA
- a CDS encoding copper-transporting P-type ATPase, with the protein MKHDHHQGHTHTDKEPACFHKEHGLHKRQDTASKTDGAVIYTCPMHPEIRQSNPGICPICGMTLEPESITTEEGASPEYLDMRWRFWVGLVLTFPIVLLEMGAHGFGHFISANISNWIQLLLATPVVLWGGWPFFVRGWHSLKTRQLNMFTLIAMGIGVAWAYSVVAVLFPGIFPLAFRSQFGTVAVYFEAAAVITTLVLLGQVLELKAREQTGSAIRALLKLAPESAHRIKEDGSEEEVSLDKVHVGDKLRVRPGEKIPVDGEVLEGRSFIDESMVTGEPIPVTKEAGAKVIGATINQTGSFIMKAMHVGSDTMLARIVQMVSEAQRSRAPIQRLADTVSGWFVPAVILVAVLSFILWALFGPQPAFSYGLIAAVSVLIIACPCALGLATPMSIMVGVGKGAQSGVLIKNAESLERMEKVNTLVVDKTGTLTEGRPKLTRIVTDDEFDEEAILTFAASIEHQSEHPLATAIVMAAKEKQLSLGTVEDFEAPTGKGVIGKVNGHRIAVGNARLMQEYGSDKLALFEKADELRSKGASVMFMAVDGKTVALLVVEDPIKSTTPETIRELQQSGIEMVMLTGDSKKTAEAVAGTLGIKKVVAEIMPEDKSRIVSELRDKGLVVAMAGDGVNDAPALAKADIGIAMGTGTDVAIESAGITLLHGDLRGIVKARRLSEMTMSNIRQNLFFAFIYNVLGVPLAAGVLYPLTGLLLSPIIAAAAMALSSVSVIVNALRLRRIRL; encoded by the coding sequence ATGAAACACGACCATCACCAAGGGCATACCCATACTGACAAAGAACCTGCTTGCTTTCACAAAGAGCATGGCCTCCACAAGCGGCAAGACACGGCTTCTAAAACCGATGGTGCCGTTATCTATACGTGTCCCATGCATCCAGAAATTCGCCAATCAAACCCTGGCATTTGCCCGATTTGTGGTATGACTTTAGAACCGGAATCGATAACTACTGAGGAGGGAGCGAGCCCTGAGTACCTCGACATGAGATGGCGATTTTGGGTAGGGTTGGTTCTTACTTTTCCTATTGTATTGTTGGAAATGGGAGCCCATGGATTTGGGCATTTCATCTCGGCCAATATCTCAAACTGGATTCAATTGCTATTAGCCACACCTGTGGTATTGTGGGGTGGTTGGCCTTTTTTTGTGCGTGGTTGGCACTCTCTAAAAACGCGCCAATTAAACATGTTTACTCTAATTGCCATGGGCATTGGGGTGGCTTGGGCTTATAGTGTAGTGGCTGTTCTGTTTCCTGGGATATTTCCCCTTGCCTTTCGCAGTCAATTCGGCACAGTGGCTGTTTATTTTGAGGCGGCGGCGGTGATTACGACTCTGGTCTTATTAGGGCAGGTGCTGGAATTAAAAGCACGAGAACAAACTGGCAGCGCCATCCGTGCCTTGCTGAAATTAGCTCCTGAAAGTGCCCATCGCATTAAAGAGGATGGCAGCGAAGAAGAGGTATCTCTTGATAAGGTGCACGTTGGCGATAAGCTTCGTGTTCGTCCTGGTGAAAAAATACCGGTGGATGGGGAAGTGCTGGAAGGACGAAGTTTTATCGATGAATCCATGGTGACCGGCGAGCCTATTCCTGTTACAAAAGAAGCGGGCGCCAAAGTGATTGGTGCAACAATCAATCAGACAGGCAGTTTTATCATGAAAGCCATGCATGTGGGCAGTGATACCATGCTGGCACGCATTGTCCAAATGGTCAGTGAGGCGCAACGAAGCCGTGCGCCGATTCAGCGATTGGCGGATACCGTCTCAGGTTGGTTTGTGCCGGCGGTGATTTTGGTTGCGGTGTTGTCTTTCATTCTGTGGGCACTGTTCGGCCCGCAGCCAGCCTTTAGCTATGGATTAATCGCTGCCGTTTCCGTACTCATCATTGCGTGTCCTTGCGCGTTAGGCTTAGCAACACCGATGTCCATCATGGTCGGAGTGGGAAAAGGCGCTCAGAGTGGCGTTTTGATTAAAAATGCTGAAAGCTTGGAGCGCATGGAAAAGGTCAATACGTTAGTGGTTGATAAAACAGGTACCCTAACGGAGGGGCGTCCTAAACTGACGCGTATTGTCACTGATGATGAGTTTGATGAAGAGGCCATTTTGACGTTTGCGGCGAGCATCGAACATCAAAGTGAGCATCCGCTCGCCACTGCCATTGTCATGGCAGCAAAAGAAAAACAATTGTCATTGGGGACGGTTGAAGATTTTGAAGCACCTACTGGAAAGGGAGTGATAGGTAAAGTAAATGGCCATCGTATTGCCGTTGGTAATGCACGATTAATGCAAGAGTATGGCAGTGATAAGCTTGCCCTTTTTGAAAAAGCCGATGAACTTCGCAGCAAAGGCGCATCAGTCATGTTCATGGCAGTGGATGGTAAAACGGTTGCTCTTTTGGTGGTGGAAGACCCCATTAAATCGACTACTCCTGAAACAATACGTGAGTTGCAGCAAAGCGGCATCGAAATGGTTATGCTCACCGGAGATAGTAAGAAAACAGCAGAAGCGGTGGCAGGTACCCTTGGTATTAAAAAAGTAGTGGCTGAAATCATGCCTGAAGATAAAAGCCGCATCGTGAGTGAATTAAGAGACAAAGGTTTAGTGGTTGCTATGGCGGGTGATGGGGTCAATGATGCCCCGGCCTTGGCAAAGGCGGACATTGGTATTGCCATGGGAACGGGTACTGATGTGGCCATCGAAAGCGCTGGTATTACCTTGTTACATGGGGATTTGCGTGGCATCGTTAAAGCGCGTCGTTTGTCAGAAATGACCATGAGCAACATTCGTCAAAATCTTTTCTTTGCATTTATTTATAATGTACTGGGTGTGCCCTTAGCTGCGGGGGTTTTATACCCACTAACTGGCTTACTCTTAAGTCCGATTATTGCAGCAGCAGCGATGGCACTGTCTTCTGTTTCGGTCATTGTTAATGCGCTGAGACTACGACGGATAAGGCTATGA
- a CDS encoding ribose-phosphate pyrophosphokinase, whose amino-acid sequence MKPLLFSLFDSSEIARRLQEVLQVDVGDVTFHRFPDTEWYLKINSEVNNRSLMVVDSLNEPDEKILPLLFFAKTAKELGARKVGLIAPYLSYLRQDKRFHQGEGITSRYFAQMLSSSFDWLMSIDPHLHRYHSLDEIYSIPTFVLHATSMIATWIKHHVPKPILIGPDMESEQWVADIAEKGRFPYVILEKIRRGDKEVTISVPTIPELESSTLVLVDDIISTARTMVETVKQLQQAGGKSIVCIGVHALFAEDAYSLLSEMKGVQVITCNTIHHVTNAIDVSDLAVEVLVKNKLAALKSKLNKLIINKE is encoded by the coding sequence TTGAAGCCCTTATTATTTTCATTATTTGACTCATCAGAAATCGCCAGACGATTACAAGAAGTTCTGCAAGTGGACGTGGGGGATGTGACTTTTCATCGCTTTCCAGACACGGAGTGGTACTTAAAAATCAATTCAGAGGTTAATAATCGCAGTCTTATGGTGGTGGACAGCTTAAACGAGCCGGATGAAAAAATACTCCCTTTGTTGTTTTTTGCCAAAACGGCTAAAGAGTTAGGGGCTCGAAAAGTTGGCTTGATTGCTCCTTATCTTTCCTATCTACGTCAAGATAAACGCTTTCATCAGGGTGAGGGGATTACTTCACGTTATTTTGCACAGATGTTATCCAGTTCATTCGATTGGTTGATGAGCATTGATCCGCATTTACACCGTTATCACTCGTTAGATGAAATCTACTCGATCCCCACTTTTGTTTTGCATGCCACATCGATGATTGCTACATGGATTAAACATCATGTTCCTAAGCCAATTCTAATTGGTCCTGATATGGAAAGTGAACAGTGGGTTGCCGATATTGCAGAAAAAGGTCGTTTTCCCTATGTGATTTTGGAAAAGATTCGGCGTGGTGACAAAGAAGTGACTATTTCAGTACCCACTATTCCTGAACTCGAATCCTCGACACTCGTGCTTGTCGATGACATCATTTCCACCGCTAGAACCATGGTAGAGACGGTGAAGCAGTTACAACAAGCAGGGGGCAAGTCCATCGTTTGTATTGGTGTGCATGCGCTGTTTGCAGAAGATGCTTATTCTTTATTATCTGAGATGAAAGGGGTGCAAGTTATCACGTGTAATACCATTCATCATGTCACCAATGCGATTGATGTGAGTGATTTGGCTGTGGAAGTTCTAGTCAAAAACAAACTGGCCGCTTTAAAAAGTAAGCTAAATAAGTTGATTATTAACAAGGAGTAA